A genomic segment from Synergistes jonesii encodes:
- a CDS encoding Eco57I restriction-modification methylase domain-containing protein — MKLKTVFESDYMDFDSFAMDVIEPIFGSGSFKTSDAQLDMLQGQSYAPSVTENIISCLYMGDIKAGTQNPLEVYDITLRDGVDIARSRVGIQQLVRSMLQNYAHAFMIFHYDNSKGKEWRFSYLFKEATQKDTTSAKRFTYLFGAAHHCRTASERFNMLAGKREKNGEISDADLLEAFSVEALTKEFYGKLFKWYEWATSEESGVTFQSDSGDGINVKMIRLITRLLFVWFIKQKKLVPDNIFDEEYLRGILKNFDPLATDSGCYYNAILQNLFFATLNRAIVDDEGNPRRFASLKDKRDLRSLYRYSKMFSIPESKAMEIFAKVPFLNGGLFECLDKFKKNDIMQESDRYLDGFTRNAVKTKGRYKYRAFIPNRLFFNSDEQQPGIINLLKQYNFTVEENTPLDVQISLDPELLGKVFENLLAFYNPETRETARKATGSFYTPREIVDYMVCESLTAYLKGAAARAKRPLEEQYIRSLFSGEELPNSLKNDPKTRRFIAEALQNIKILDLACGSGAFPMGCLNRIVDALEHISVPQSRYELKLRIIENCVYGVDIQPIAMLICKLRFFISMICEQTEINFEDKEHNFGVNPLPNLETKFVAANSLINIKKKSRQSGLFEDPDINKTKLMLMALRHEHFYARSTYKKQKLRDEDECLRQKLADLLEANGEFAPEDARLFAGWNPYDQNAVSPFFDPEWMFGVKDGFDIVIGNPPYIQLQNNGGELGEKYEPHNFETFVRTGDIYSLFYEKGGQLLKQGGHLCFITSNKWMRAGYGEKTRKFLFEKTNPLQLIDFAGVKIFESATVDTNILLFEKAANKNNTLCCVTKNMTKRGLTNLSLFVQQHAFACPFTTSDSWVILSPIEQSIKRKIEAVGTPLKDWDINIYRGVLTGCNEAFIISTEKRDEILANCQTKEERKRTEEIIRPILRGRDIKRYSYDWAGLWLIYIPWHFPLQFDNTIQGSSERAEKEFCQQYPAVYKHMLQYKKELSARNKAETGIRYEWYALQRWGANYWEDFLKPKIVWGEISDIPKFGFDAKGEMYCEATSFLMVGDDLPFIYLFLNSTICLYQFCKIGTTTGVGTLRWKKYKIQEILVPTEYDKKAVLDLVERILATKHVTNTAALKLKIDSFFYELYGLTEVEIQEIKASCPNLFLNQFQQNQ, encoded by the coding sequence ATGAAGCTGAAAACAGTGTTTGAAAGCGATTACATGGACTTTGACAGCTTTGCCATGGATGTCATTGAACCGATCTTCGGCAGCGGCTCATTTAAAACGTCAGACGCACAGCTGGATATGTTGCAGGGACAAAGCTACGCTCCTTCGGTAACGGAGAACATAATATCCTGCCTTTACATGGGCGATATAAAAGCCGGGACGCAAAACCCTCTTGAAGTTTACGACATCACTCTGCGCGACGGCGTGGATATCGCACGCTCGCGCGTAGGGATACAGCAGTTAGTGCGCAGTATGCTCCAGAATTACGCCCACGCTTTCATGATATTCCATTACGACAACTCAAAGGGAAAGGAATGGCGCTTTTCATACCTCTTCAAAGAGGCAACACAAAAGGACACGACCTCGGCAAAACGCTTCACATATTTATTCGGCGCGGCGCATCACTGCCGCACGGCGTCCGAGCGCTTCAACATGCTGGCGGGCAAGAGAGAGAAAAACGGCGAGATCAGCGACGCCGACCTTCTGGAAGCCTTCTCCGTCGAGGCTCTGACAAAAGAATTCTACGGCAAACTCTTCAAATGGTATGAATGGGCGACATCTGAGGAAAGTGGCGTTACCTTCCAGAGCGATTCCGGTGACGGCATAAACGTAAAAATGATTCGCCTCATCACGCGCCTGCTCTTCGTCTGGTTCATAAAGCAGAAAAAGCTCGTGCCGGACAACATATTCGATGAAGAATACCTGCGCGGCATACTGAAAAACTTTGACCCGCTGGCAACAGACAGCGGCTGTTACTATAACGCCATCCTGCAGAACCTCTTCTTCGCGACTCTGAACCGCGCCATCGTAGATGACGAAGGCAACCCGCGCCGCTTTGCTTCGCTGAAAGACAAGCGTGACCTGCGCAGCCTCTACCGCTATTCCAAAATGTTTTCCATTCCCGAAAGTAAAGCGATGGAGATATTTGCCAAAGTACCTTTCCTGAACGGCGGGCTCTTCGAATGCCTTGACAAATTCAAAAAGAACGACATCATGCAGGAAAGCGACCGATATCTTGACGGATTCACTCGCAATGCTGTCAAAACAAAAGGCAGATACAAATATCGTGCCTTCATTCCAAACAGGCTGTTCTTCAACAGCGACGAACAGCAGCCTGGCATCATCAATCTGCTGAAGCAGTACAATTTCACGGTAGAAGAAAATACGCCCCTGGATGTTCAAATCTCCCTTGACCCCGAGCTGCTGGGCAAAGTCTTTGAAAACCTGCTGGCCTTCTACAACCCCGAAACGCGGGAAACGGCGCGCAAAGCAACAGGATCATTTTACACACCGCGCGAAATAGTCGATTATATGGTATGCGAATCGCTCACCGCCTATCTGAAGGGCGCGGCGGCGCGTGCAAAGCGCCCGCTCGAAGAGCAGTATATCCGCAGTCTCTTTTCCGGCGAGGAACTTCCAAATTCGCTGAAAAACGACCCGAAAACACGCAGATTCATCGCCGAAGCTCTGCAAAACATCAAAATACTTGACCTTGCATGCGGTTCCGGCGCCTTCCCGATGGGTTGCCTAAACCGCATAGTGGACGCTCTCGAACATATTAGTGTCCCGCAAAGCCGCTATGAGCTCAAGCTGAGGATTATAGAGAACTGCGTCTACGGCGTCGACATACAGCCGATAGCTATGCTCATCTGCAAACTGCGCTTCTTCATCTCTATGATCTGCGAACAAACAGAGATAAACTTCGAAGACAAAGAGCACAACTTCGGCGTCAACCCGCTGCCGAACCTCGAAACAAAATTCGTCGCGGCAAATTCGCTCATTAATATAAAGAAAAAATCCCGCCAGAGCGGCCTCTTTGAAGACCCGGATATTAACAAAACTAAGTTGATGCTTATGGCTCTGCGCCACGAACATTTTTATGCCCGCAGTACTTATAAGAAGCAAAAATTACGTGATGAAGACGAATGTCTGCGGCAAAAGCTGGCTGACCTGCTGGAAGCAAACGGCGAATTCGCCCCTGAGGATGCGCGGCTGTTTGCCGGTTGGAATCCCTACGACCAGAACGCGGTTTCGCCATTTTTTGACCCTGAATGGATGTTCGGAGTGAAGGACGGATTCGACATCGTGATAGGAAATCCGCCTTATATACAGCTGCAAAACAACGGAGGCGAATTGGGAGAAAAGTACGAGCCACATAACTTTGAAACCTTTGTACGTACAGGCGACATCTACAGCCTCTTCTACGAAAAGGGCGGACAATTGTTAAAACAGGGCGGGCATCTTTGCTTCATTACTTCTAACAAGTGGATGAGGGCGGGGTATGGCGAAAAAACGCGCAAGTTTTTGTTCGAAAAAACCAACCCATTACAGCTTATTGACTTTGCTGGCGTTAAAATTTTTGAATCCGCAACAGTTGACACCAATATTTTGCTGTTTGAAAAAGCCGCCAACAAGAACAACACTCTTTGCTGCGTTACCAAAAATATGACAAAAAGAGGCCTCACAAATTTGAGCCTTTTCGTGCAGCAGCACGCTTTCGCCTGTCCTTTTACAACCTCTGACAGTTGGGTGATACTCTCGCCCATCGAACAGAGCATCAAACGAAAGATCGAAGCGGTGGGAACACCTCTGAAAGATTGGGATATAAACATCTATCGCGGTGTACTGACCGGTTGTAATGAGGCTTTCATAATAAGCACAGAAAAGCGTGATGAGATACTTGCTAACTGTCAAACGAAAGAAGAGCGGAAACGGACAGAGGAGATTATTAGACCGATTCTACGAGGCCGTGACATCAAACGCTATAGCTACGACTGGGCGGGACTGTGGCTGATTTATATACCTTGGCATTTTCCGTTACAATTTGATAATACTATACAGGGCTCTTCTGAAAGAGCCGAGAAAGAATTTTGCCAGCAATACCCTGCTGTTTATAAGCATATGTTGCAATACAAAAAAGAATTATCTGCACGAAACAAAGCGGAAACAGGTATACGGTATGAATGGTATGCTCTTCAGAGATGGGGAGCTAACTATTGGGAGGATTTCTTGAAGCCAAAAATTGTGTGGGGTGAAATTTCAGATATTCCAAAATTCGGATTTGACGCAAAAGGTGAAATGTATTGTGAAGCTACGTCTTTTCTTATGGTTGGGGATGATTTACCTTTCATTTATCTATTCCTCAATTCCACAATCTGCCTTTACCAGTTCTGCAAGATTGGTACAACAACAGGAGTGGGGACGTTGCGCTGGAAAAAATATAAAATTCAAGAAATACTAGTACCAACCGAATATGACAAAAAGGCCGTGCTAGATTTGGTTGAAAGAATCCTTGCAACAAAGCACGTAACTAATACCGCTGCCCTCAAGCTTAAAATCGACAGTTTCTTTTACGAATTATATGGTTTAACGGAAGTTGAAATCCAAGAAATAAAAGCATCCTGTCCCAACCTATTTCTTAATCAATTTCAACAAAACCAATAG